One genomic segment of Pseudomonadota bacterium includes these proteins:
- a CDS encoding replication-associated recombination protein A, with amino-acid sequence MKSLFENDIKQNTSKPLAELLRPKKLEEVVGQEHLLGSEGSLTRFLKNRNLPSLIFWGTPGCGKTTIARLLATEIGYHFEIISAVTNGAADLKKIFQSAQIRKQNGTNTLLMVDEIHRFNRGQQDLFLPYVEDGTVTLVGATTENPSFEINSALLSRCKVLVLKQLDNNSLKEIVKRAENHFNKKLPLTENALETICRISDGDGRYLLGMCEDLFNMEHSQEIDTQQLTKILQKRFPIYDKNQDSHYNLISALHKSLRGSDVDASLYWFNRMLDGGEDPIYICRRLVRFAVEDIGLADPNAVVQANAAKDAYMFLGSPEGELAVAQAVIYLATAPKSNAAYTAYKLSTASAKNNGSLPPPKYIMNAPTKLMKELGYKEGYIYDHDTPEGFSGQDYFPEEMKREEYYHPVERGFERDIKKRIEYWKKIRESRQ; translated from the coding sequence ATGAAGTCCTTATTTGAAAATGATATTAAACAAAACACGTCAAAACCTCTGGCAGAACTGCTTCGTCCAAAAAAACTGGAGGAGGTTGTAGGGCAAGAACATTTGCTTGGTAGCGAAGGCAGCCTAACAAGATTCTTAAAGAACAGGAATCTGCCCAGCCTGATTTTTTGGGGAACTCCGGGTTGTGGAAAAACCACTATCGCAAGATTATTAGCAACCGAAATCGGCTACCACTTTGAAATTATATCCGCCGTTACCAATGGGGCTGCCGACCTGAAAAAAATATTTCAGTCCGCCCAAATACGAAAACAAAACGGCACTAACACATTACTTATGGTGGACGAGATACACCGCTTCAACAGAGGACAACAGGATTTATTCTTGCCATATGTTGAAGACGGCACTGTTACTCTTGTCGGAGCGACAACGGAGAATCCGTCCTTTGAAATAAATTCGGCACTTTTATCAAGATGTAAAGTTCTAGTCTTAAAGCAGCTAGATAACAATAGCTTAAAAGAAATTGTAAAAAGAGCAGAAAATCATTTTAACAAAAAACTTCCGCTTACTGAAAACGCCTTAGAAACCATTTGCCGTATATCCGATGGTGACGGAAGATATCTGCTCGGTATGTGCGAAGACTTATTTAATATGGAACATAGTCAGGAAATAGACACCCAGCAGCTAACAAAAATATTGCAAAAACGTTTTCCTATTTATGACAAGAATCAGGATAGCCACTATAATTTAATAAGTGCATTGCATAAATCACTCAGGGGGTCTGATGTTGACGCTTCACTTTATTGGTTCAACAGAATGCTCGACGGTGGTGAAGACCCGATATATATATGCAGAAGGCTGGTAAGGTTCGCAGTTGAGGATATAGGACTTGCAGACCCTAACGCAGTTGTTCAGGCTAATGCGGCAAAAGATGCCTATATGTTTTTAGGCTCACCCGAAGGAGAGCTTGCCGTAGCACAGGCAGTTATCTATCTTGCCACCGCTCCAAAATCAAATGCGGCATATACGGCATATAAATTATCAACCGCATCTGCAAAAAATAACGGCTCGCTGCCTCCCCCTAAATATATAATGAACGCTCCTACCAAGCTTATGAAAGAACTCGGTTACAAGGAGGGTTACATTTATGACCATGACACCCCCGAAGGATTTTCAGGACAGGATTATTTCCCCGAAGAAATGAAACGGGAAGAATATTACCACCCCGTTGAACGAGGCTTTGAACGTGATATTAAAAAGCGTATAGAATATTGGAAAAAAATTCGGGAGAGTCGACAATGA
- the crcB gene encoding fluoride efflux transporter CrcB, producing MIPIYIAIGGAIGSVLRYFTSNYFNSVFKFGFPAGTLAVNVIGSLAMGLIIGYLVKTLPHSNEMRAFLTVGLLGGFTTFSAFSLDAVTLIQRGNISHAFIYIALSVIVSIMALFIGLQITRNIL from the coding sequence ATGATTCCCATATACATAGCAATTGGCGGAGCGATTGGCTCGGTTTTAAGGTATTTTACATCAAATTATTTCAACTCTGTTTTTAAATTCGGTTTTCCGGCGGGAACACTGGCTGTAAACGTCATCGGCTCATTAGCAATGGGGCTTATTATCGGATATCTGGTCAAAACACTTCCGCATAGCAATGAGATGAGGGCGTTTCTAACAGTAGGCTTGCTAGGAGGATTTACAACATTTTCAGCGTTCTCGCTTGATGCGGTTACACTCATACAAAGAGGAAATATATCACATGCTTTTATTTATATAGCTTTATCTGTTATTGTCTCTATAATGGCACTCTTTATTGGATTACAAATAACCAGAAATATACTTTAA
- a CDS encoding RluA family pseudouridine synthase, translating into MTKVQTEKVKAEDNDIRIDRWFKRNFPAFSHTSIEKALRKGQIRIDGKKVKSSTHVLEGQEIRVPPMKEYIREDKPKPKIDEKYITEIQKSVIYKDKDIIVINKPAGLPTQGGVGINVSVDSLLEFLKFDYDKRPKLVHRLDKDTSGALVLARSTTTASELTSAFKSKNIEKTYLALVVGNPELDEGKIDLSISKQDSGAGKEKMIADKKGQKAVTYYKVIEKMGKKLSLVELYPHTGRTHQLRIHMSHLGNPILGDGKYGGKLAFIEGLSKKMHLHSYSIQLPGYQKPFFAEVTGKMAETFNKLGISHK; encoded by the coding sequence ATGACAAAAGTTCAAACGGAAAAAGTTAAAGCAGAAGATAACGATATCAGAATAGACCGCTGGTTTAAAAGGAATTTTCCAGCCTTCAGCCATACATCAATTGAGAAAGCCTTACGCAAAGGTCAGATACGTATTGACGGAAAAAAAGTAAAATCCTCAACGCATGTTCTGGAAGGTCAGGAGATACGTGTACCTCCCATGAAGGAATACATAAGAGAAGATAAGCCAAAACCTAAAATTGACGAAAAATATATAACGGAAATACAAAAATCGGTTATCTACAAGGATAAGGATATTATTGTAATAAACAAACCTGCCGGTCTACCCACACAAGGAGGTGTAGGCATTAATGTAAGCGTAGATTCTCTTTTGGAATTTTTAAAATTTGATTATGATAAAAGACCCAAATTAGTACACCGCCTTGATAAGGACACCAGCGGAGCTTTAGTTCTTGCCCGCTCGACTACTACCGCATCGGAACTTACAAGTGCATTTAAGAGCAAAAACATTGAAAAAACTTATCTGGCTTTAGTGGTCGGCAACCCCGAACTAGATGAAGGTAAGATTGATTTAAGTATCAGTAAGCAGGATTCCGGGGCAGGCAAAGAAAAAATGATAGCTGATAAAAAAGGACAAAAAGCCGTTACATATTATAAAGTAATCGAAAAAATGGGCAAAAAACTAAGCCTTGTAGAGCTGTATCCGCACACAGGACGCACCCACCAACTACGTATTCATATGTCACATCTCGGAAATCCGATATTAGGGGACGGAAAATACGGCGGAAAATTAGCGTTCATTGAAGGATTAAGTAAAAAAATGCACCTTCATTCATATTCAATACAATTACCCGGATATCAAAAACCTTTTTTCGCTGAAGTCACTGGAAAAATGGCAGAAACTTTTAATAAACTGGGTATATCACATAAATAA
- a CDS encoding D-alanyl-D-alanine carboxypeptidase → MFFRSKNSFSVLTFFLFTIVISFSTPSYANPKYASLVIDADTGVVMHQENAGKTRHPASLVKMMTLYMTFQAIERGELSMNQSLKVSARAAGMPASKLGLKRGSKIKVKDAILALIVKSANDAAVVLAEGIGGSEWKFATMMNRMGKKLGMNDTNFVNASGLHNSRQVTTAYDMARLAVALRRDYPRHYHLFNRTKFYFNGKVYQGHNKVASSYKGADGLKTGYITAAGFNLVTSVRRGGNSIVGVVLGGTTSKRRDRHMVQLLDRVFYKMAQGNTPKATMHTGVVPFPNLKPGRSMQAAVSDSTPEPNLKPQV, encoded by the coding sequence TTGTTTTTTAGGTCAAAAAATTCTTTTTCTGTTCTTACTTTTTTTCTATTTACAATAGTTATATCTTTTTCTACGCCCTCATACGCAAATCCAAAATATGCATCATTGGTAATTGATGCCGATACAGGAGTTGTTATGCATCAGGAAAACGCCGGAAAAACAAGGCATCCTGCTTCTTTGGTAAAAATGATGACATTATATATGACGTTCCAAGCTATAGAACGTGGCGAACTAAGCATGAACCAAAGTCTTAAAGTTTCAGCACGTGCGGCAGGAATGCCGGCAAGCAAGCTGGGTTTAAAAAGAGGCTCAAAAATTAAGGTAAAAGACGCTATATTGGCTCTTATAGTAAAGTCGGCTAATGATGCTGCGGTAGTTTTGGCGGAAGGAATAGGCGGCAGTGAGTGGAAATTTGCAACCATGATGAACCGTATGGGCAAAAAGCTCGGAATGAATGACACAAATTTCGTTAATGCATCGGGTCTTCATAACTCACGTCAGGTTACAACCGCATATGACATGGCAAGACTTGCCGTTGCACTTCGCCGTGACTATCCAAGACATTATCATCTATTTAATAGAACAAAATTTTACTTCAACGGCAAAGTGTATCAAGGACATAACAAAGTTGCAAGTAGCTATAAAGGTGCAGACGGCCTTAAAACAGGATATATAACCGCAGCAGGTTTTAACCTTGTTACATCTGTAAGACGTGGCGGGAATAGCATTGTCGGCGTTGTTTTAGGCGGCACAACATCTAAACGCCGTGACCGACACATGGTTCAATTGTTAGATAGGGTGTTTTACAAAATGGCACAAGGAAACACACCTAAAGCCACCATGCATACGGGAGTTGTGCCGTTCCCTAATCTAAAACCGGGAAGAAGCATGCAGGCTGCCGTTTCAGACTCTACACCCGAACCGAATTTAAAACCTCAAGTATAG
- the rimK gene encoding 30S ribosomal protein S6--L-glutamate ligase, which translates to MPNKTIIGKEEWCSLPELNLPALKARVDSGAKTSSLHAFNINPFVEDGIKYVKFDIHPVQGNRKIVQKCVARAVDRRSVKSSSGEKQTRHVIKTPIILGDKKWDIEITLTNRDSMGYRMLLGREAMTNELLIDPNTSFCLGIKNEKDVCKHYNVAPVKIDRLKIGLLASNPDLYSNKRIMEAGEQRGHDMYFINVRQSYMNISSSMPDVLYRGGESLKDFDAIIPRIRPSATFYGCAVVRQFESMGVYCLNKSVSISRSRDKLRSLQLLAAKGIDMPMTGFTSSPLDTKEIIKSVGGAPLVVKLLEGTQGRGVVLAETSKAAESVINAFKSLRANILVQEFIKEAQGKDIRCFVIDGKVVGAMQRQAAEGEFRANLHLGGTADSVKITAEEKRIAIKAAKAMHLDVSGVDIIRSSSGPKVLEINSSPGLEGIEEVTGKDIAGLMIKCIEKSIDKSSKLKLDDAE; encoded by the coding sequence ATGCCTAACAAAACTATAATCGGAAAAGAAGAATGGTGTTCATTGCCGGAGCTTAACCTGCCTGCATTAAAAGCAAGGGTTGATTCGGGAGCTAAAACATCATCGTTACATGCTTTTAATATCAATCCTTTTGTTGAAGACGGCATCAAGTATGTTAAGTTTGATATACACCCTGTTCAGGGCAATCGCAAGATAGTACAAAAATGCGTTGCAAGGGCCGTCGATAGAAGAAGCGTAAAAAGTTCAAGCGGTGAAAAGCAGACAAGGCACGTTATCAAAACCCCTATCATACTCGGTGATAAAAAATGGGACATAGAAATTACCCTAACAAACAGGGACTCTATGGGCTACAGAATGCTGCTGGGGCGTGAGGCGATGACCAATGAGTTGTTAATCGACCCTAATACATCATTTTGTCTGGGGATTAAGAACGAAAAAGATGTTTGTAAGCATTACAATGTAGCTCCGGTTAAAATTGATAGGTTAAAGATAGGGCTTCTTGCCAGTAACCCGGATCTATACTCAAATAAAAGGATAATGGAAGCCGGTGAGCAGCGTGGTCACGACATGTATTTTATAAATGTAAGGCAAAGCTACATGAATATATCCTCGTCTATGCCTGACGTTCTGTACAGGGGAGGGGAAAGCCTAAAAGACTTTGATGCCATAATACCGAGAATAAGACCTTCGGCAACATTTTATGGCTGTGCCGTTGTAAGGCAGTTTGAGTCTATGGGCGTTTATTGCCTGAATAAATCGGTATCTATATCACGTTCTAGAGATAAGCTTCGGTCGCTACAACTTTTAGCGGCTAAGGGAATTGATATGCCTATGACCGGCTTTACAAGTTCCCCACTTGATACGAAAGAGATAATTAAATCAGTCGGCGGTGCACCTCTTGTTGTTAAGTTGTTGGAGGGAACGCAGGGGCGTGGAGTTGTTCTTGCTGAAACCTCAAAAGCTGCGGAAAGTGTTATTAATGCTTTTAAGAGCCTTAGGGCTAACATACTTGTTCAGGAGTTTATTAAAGAGGCACAAGGCAAGGATATCAGGTGTTTTGTAATAGACGGAAAGGTTGTCGGTGCTATGCAAAGACAGGCGGCAGAAGGCGAGTTCAGGGCGAACCTACATCTAGGCGGTACTGCCGATTCTGTTAAAATAACGGCTGAAGAAAAAAGGATTGCTATTAAAGCTGCCAAAGCAATGCATCTTGATGTTTCGGGTGTTGATATAATACGCTCATCTTCAGGGCCGAAAGTTCTGGAAATCAATTCGTCTCCGGGACTTGAGGGAATTGAGGAGGTAACCGGAAAAGATATCGCAGGCTTGATGATAAAATGCATAGAAAAAAGCATAGATAAATCATCTAAATTAAAGCTTGATGATGCCGAGTAG
- a CDS encoding 3-deoxy-7-phosphoheptulonate synthase class II: protein MTSKVKSANNEKWTKSSWRDFPIQQQPIYKNVEGLKAVESELAKRMPLVQPSEIMQLKKSLAKVAEGKAFLLQGGDCAESFAEFSDENLKSYFRVILQMTVALMYGAGKPVVKVGRIAGQFAKPRSANTEIIDGVELPSYRGDMVNAIDFTEGAREPDPARMLKAYDQSTATLNYLRSLAKGGYASLRNVNKWNMEFATESAQGKLFKDLVDRINESLSFMEAFGLDLERTDEIHEAEFFTSHEALLLNYEEALTRQDSDNAQFYDCSAHMLWIGDRTRNLEEAHIEYMRGIANPIGMKVGPSTDPDNFIRILDTLNPDNEAGRITLISRMGAEKVEDFLPTLIKKVKSEGRIVVWSCDPMHGNTIKSPNGYKTRPFNKVLAEVRNVFDIHKAEGTYAGGIHIEMTGQDVTECVGGAQAISEVNLKDRYHTHCDPRLNASQSIELAFLLAKELREG from the coding sequence ATGACTAGTAAAGTAAAATCTGCAAATAATGAGAAATGGACTAAAAGTTCATGGAGAGATTTTCCTATTCAGCAGCAGCCTATATATAAGAATGTTGAAGGATTAAAGGCTGTTGAGTCGGAGTTGGCAAAGCGTATGCCGCTTGTTCAGCCAAGCGAGATAATGCAGTTAAAAAAATCCTTGGCTAAAGTGGCTGAAGGTAAAGCATTCCTCTTACAAGGTGGCGATTGTGCCGAAAGTTTTGCCGAATTTAGCGACGAGAACCTAAAAAGCTATTTTAGGGTAATATTGCAAATGACGGTGGCGTTAATGTATGGAGCCGGAAAGCCGGTTGTAAAAGTAGGTAGAATAGCCGGTCAGTTTGCAAAGCCACGTTCGGCAAACACTGAAATTATTGATGGGGTTGAGCTGCCAAGTTATCGTGGTGACATGGTAAACGCCATTGACTTTACCGAAGGTGCCAGAGAGCCTGACCCGGCGCGTATGTTAAAGGCTTATGACCAGTCTACTGCTACATTGAATTATTTGCGTTCCCTTGCAAAGGGTGGCTATGCATCGCTGCGTAACGTTAATAAGTGGAATATGGAATTTGCTACCGAATCGGCTCAAGGTAAGCTATTTAAGGATTTGGTAGACAGGATTAACGAAAGCCTTTCATTTATGGAAGCCTTCGGTTTAGACTTGGAAAGAACAGATGAAATACATGAGGCGGAATTTTTTACTTCACATGAAGCTTTGTTGCTAAATTATGAAGAGGCCTTAACAAGGCAGGATAGCGATAACGCTCAGTTCTATGATTGTTCGGCACATATGCTTTGGATAGGCGATAGAACCCGTAATCTGGAGGAAGCACATATTGAGTATATGCGTGGTATAGCAAATCCTATAGGTATGAAAGTAGGGCCTTCGACCGACCCTGATAATTTTATACGTATCTTAGATACTTTAAATCCTGATAATGAGGCCGGTAGAATTACCCTTATTTCCCGTATGGGAGCTGAAAAAGTGGAAGATTTCCTACCTACCCTTATTAAAAAAGTGAAATCAGAAGGGCGTATTGTCGTGTGGTCGTGTGACCCTATGCACGGTAATACTATTAAGTCACCTAACGGCTACAAAACGAGACCTTTTAATAAAGTTCTTGCGGAAGTCAGGAATGTATTTGATATACATAAGGCTGAGGGTACTTATGCAGGAGGGATACATATTGAAATGACGGGTCAGGACGTTACCGAATGTGTAGGTGGTGCTCAGGCTATATCGGAGGTTAACCTAAAAGATAGATATCATACGCACTGTGACCCTAGGCTGAACGCTTCGCAAAGTATTGAACTGGCATTTTTATTAGCTAAGGAATTACGTGAAGGTTAA
- a CDS encoding prephenate dehydratase (catalyzes the formation of phenylpyruvate from prephenate in phenylalanine biosynthesis), translating into MGKKNNIIAFQGVEGAHSDMACRQAYPYMDTMAFASFEDAMQAVLDGTTSLCMIPIENSKAGRVAEIHNLLRNTELSIVGECFQRIEHFLVAPKGTKINDITDIYSHPQALMQTKETLAGYNFKKHEYSNTAAAAQDVAKWNDKSKAAISSRLAAELYGLDVILENIEDANDNTTIFIVMSLAPIDVNPDEKTITSVLFTARNIPAALYKALGGFATNNVNLLKIESYIAPGTSSTAEFFISFEGHPDRRNVQLAIEELGFFCRKIKVLGVYSADHKRYE; encoded by the coding sequence ATGGGTAAGAAAAATAACATAATTGCCTTTCAAGGTGTTGAAGGAGCACATTCCGATATGGCATGTCGACAGGCTTATCCTTATATGGATACTATGGCATTTGCGTCATTCGAAGATGCTATGCAGGCTGTTTTGGACGGAACTACATCGCTGTGCATGATACCTATCGAAAACTCAAAAGCCGGACGAGTAGCAGAGATTCATAACCTTTTGCGTAACACCGAACTATCTATTGTGGGTGAATGCTTCCAAAGAATCGAACACTTCCTTGTAGCACCAAAAGGCACTAAAATTAACGATATTACAGACATTTACTCTCACCCTCAAGCCCTCATGCAGACTAAGGAAACATTAGCCGGCTATAATTTTAAAAAGCATGAATATTCAAATACCGCCGCAGCCGCCCAAGACGTGGCAAAGTGGAATGACAAATCAAAAGCCGCTATATCATCAAGACTGGCTGCCGAGCTATACGGCTTGGACGTAATACTTGAAAATATTGAAGATGCAAATGACAACACAACCATCTTCATAGTTATGTCACTTGCCCCTATTGATGTTAACCCTGACGAAAAAACCATCACAAGTGTGTTATTTACCGCCAGAAACATACCTGCGGCACTATATAAAGCACTTGGCGGCTTTGCCACAAACAACGTAAACCTGCTGAAAATCGAAAGTTATATAGCTCCGGGTACATCAAGCACCGCTGAATTTTTTATAAGCTTTGAAGGTCACCCCGACCGGCGTAATGTTCAACTTGCTATTGAAGAACTTGGTTTTTTCTGTAGAAAAATAAAAGTTCTGGGTGTATATTCTGCCGATCATAAAAGATATGAATAA
- a CDS encoding M48 family metalloprotease, with translation MFFDMLFGFTAKFLNRRARHISIMTAIPRQQEIMDSFQWLRSKFGVENTRLLIDTDGEVVNAYAIGGSNNQTVTLTLGLIFEIHRRYKDDEELYVRAIQGIMGHELSHLVNKDFLPGLLTASSYTINRYVANMMRIFLLILANVLLFIPFIGWYIKVFIYRTYNFVTWFSGLFLRWVYMPVHGFLMKWFGRSIEYRCDRDSANVVGGYSMVLGLAALGKGSYFSIFSTHPRTKSRIKRVENIRNRGADIRPSILNSVANGISLFTIVFVMYATTFSIDWKNLERNYIKEVHIPTAIKINNLKQKWYDFYYN, from the coding sequence ATGTTCTTTGATATGCTTTTCGGATTTACGGCAAAGTTCCTAAACAGGCGTGCAAGACATATAAGTATTATGACAGCGATTCCCAGACAGCAGGAAATAATGGATTCTTTCCAGTGGTTGAGGAGTAAGTTCGGTGTGGAAAACACTAGGCTTCTAATAGACACTGACGGCGAGGTTGTAAATGCTTATGCTATAGGCGGTTCTAATAATCAGACGGTTACGCTAACTTTAGGATTAATATTCGAGATACACAGAAGGTATAAAGATGATGAGGAGTTATATGTAAGGGCGATACAGGGAATTATGGGGCATGAGTTGTCACATTTGGTAAATAAGGATTTTCTGCCCGGATTGCTGACCGCCTCAAGCTATACTATCAACCGTTATGTAGCAAATATGATGAGGATATTTTTGCTGATACTTGCAAATGTGTTGTTATTTATTCCGTTTATAGGCTGGTATATAAAAGTTTTCATTTATAGGACATATAATTTTGTAACGTGGTTCTCCGGTCTTTTTTTAAGATGGGTATATATGCCTGTCCATGGTTTTTTAATGAAGTGGTTCGGGCGTTCTATAGAATATAGATGTGATAGGGATAGTGCTAATGTTGTCGGCGGGTATTCAATGGTCTTAGGGCTTGCCGCCCTTGGTAAGGGGTCGTATTTCAGTATCTTTTCGACGCACCCGAGAACTAAAAGCAGGATAAAAAGGGTTGAAAATATAAGAAACAGAGGAGCCGATATCAGACCGTCAATTTTAAATTCGGTTGCCAACGGAATATCTTTATTTACTATAGTATTTGTTATGTATGCAACTACCTTTTCCATAGATTGGAAAAATCTGGAGCGTAATTATATAAAAGAAGTGCATATTCCTACCGCAATAAAGATAAATAATCTAAAACAAAAATGGTATGATTTTTATTATAATTAG
- a CDS encoding asparaginase domain-containing protein, with protein sequence MKSGNVIKSLNEVSQRKLVIPTGGTMGSKPYDLPRFPPYNVATFDCHEIVSIMKGHISDPMVDYYDWGVYEESERLIKDSKQFSSSDISSLAGIIRNNNEHNFIVIPHGTDNVAHNATLLKTELQHHLQTSNKVVAFVCSMVPLSMHNQMQPDGSKLESDALAALSYTFNKVAEQQSGVYVVARDIHTKRLGFSAPETVEKNRFESKAALQFTVHSK encoded by the coding sequence ATGAAGTCCGGTAATGTTATTAAATCTTTAAACGAGGTTTCTCAGCGTAAATTGGTCATACCCACCGGTGGTACAATGGGTTCTAAGCCATATGATTTACCTAGATTTCCACCGTATAATGTAGCGACTTTTGACTGCCATGAAATTGTGAGTATTATGAAAGGTCATATTAGCGACCCAATGGTAGATTATTACGATTGGGGGGTGTATGAAGAGTCTGAACGGCTAATTAAGGATAGTAAGCAGTTTTCTAGTAGTGATATAAGTTCTCTGGCGGGCATTATCAGAAATAATAATGAGCATAATTTTATTGTAATACCGCATGGTACCGATAATGTCGCACATAATGCGACCCTTCTCAAGACTGAGCTACAGCATCATTTGCAGACTAGTAATAAAGTAGTTGCCTTTGTATGTTCAATGGTTCCGTTGTCTATGCATAACCAAATGCAACCGGACGGGAGTAAGCTTGAAAGTGATGCTTTGGCGGCACTCTCATATACTTTTAATAAAGTAGCAGAGCAGCAGTCAGGGGTTTATGTTGTAGCACGTGATATCCATACAAAAAGGCTTGGTTTTTCCGCTCCTGAAACAGTAGAGAAAAACCGGTTTGAAAGTAAAGCTGCTCTGCAATTTACTGTTCATAGCAAATAA
- a CDS encoding acyl-CoA dehydrogenase C-terminal domain-containing protein → MPQYKAPVRDFEFVLKEWLNVSKYNDIQGFEEVDDNLITALLDQGAKLCEEVLFPINQSGDAEGVKFDNGKVTVPSGFKEAYQTYVQSGWTSFTCSPDFGGQGLPEVLNMSVSEMICSSNLSFGITPGLTHGAYNAIYMHATDEIKQKFLPKMVDGTWSGVMCLTEPQCGTDLGLIRTKAIPNEDGTYKISGSKIFISAGEQDITENIIHLVLAKLPDAPAGVKGISLFVVPKIWVNDDGSLGGANNVTCGSIEHKMGIHASPTCVMNYDTAVGYLVGEAHKGLRAMFTMMNEARLYVGIQGLGLSEVSYQNAAQYASERLQGRSLKAPKYPEKEADPLLVHPDIRRMLLTMRSFNEGARALACYTALQIDISKKHDDNKVKELADDFVQFITPILKSYYTDAGFESTNMGMQIFGGHGYIKEYGMEQYVRDARIAQIYEGANGIQALDLVGRKLPKKMGKYLRSFFHPADNFVNKHRDNPEMSEYTKDLYMALKNGQQASLWIAANGMGNPDEAAAGSSEYLRLMALVVFAYIWVQLIEVSLRKLKEDGVDKDFYEAKISTGKFFMKKILPQTYGLLASIVNGAKPVMEMKEEAFLQ, encoded by the coding sequence ATGCCTCAGTATAAAGCACCGGTAAGAGATTTTGAGTTCGTATTAAAAGAATGGCTTAATGTTTCGAAATATAACGATATTCAGGGTTTTGAAGAGGTGGACGATAACCTCATTACCGCATTGCTTGATCAGGGTGCTAAATTATGTGAAGAGGTTTTGTTCCCTATCAATCAGTCCGGCGACGCAGAGGGGGTGAAATTCGATAACGGTAAGGTTACTGTTCCCTCAGGCTTTAAAGAGGCGTATCAAACTTATGTTCAATCAGGCTGGACAAGCTTTACATGTTCGCCTGATTTTGGCGGTCAGGGGCTGCCGGAAGTTCTGAATATGTCGGTAAGTGAAATGATATGCTCATCAAATCTCTCATTCGGAATTACTCCGGGTTTGACGCATGGTGCGTATAATGCAATATATATGCATGCCACTGATGAGATAAAACAAAAATTCCTGCCCAAAATGGTGGACGGAACATGGTCGGGGGTAATGTGCCTTACAGAACCGCAATGCGGAACGGACTTGGGGTTAATTAGAACAAAGGCAATTCCCAATGAAGACGGGACGTATAAGATAAGCGGTTCTAAGATTTTTATTTCAGCCGGTGAGCAGGATATTACGGAAAACATAATTCACCTTGTTCTGGCAAAATTGCCCGATGCACCTGCCGGAGTTAAAGGCATAAGTTTATTTGTAGTTCCGAAAATTTGGGTAAATGATGACGGTTCATTGGGCGGTGCAAATAATGTTACCTGCGGTTCTATTGAACATAAAATGGGAATACATGCATCACCTACCTGCGTTATGAATTATGACACAGCTGTCGGTTATCTTGTAGGAGAGGCACATAAGGGCTTGAGGGCAATGTTCACTATGATGAATGAGGCGAGGCTATATGTGGGGATTCAGGGGCTTGGCTTGTCGGAGGTGTCATATCAGAACGCCGCTCAATATGCATCGGAGAGATTGCAGGGAAGGTCGCTAAAAGCACCTAAATATCCTGAAAAAGAAGCCGACCCTCTTTTGGTACACCCTGATATCAGGCGTATGTTACTTACTATGCGTAGCTTTAATGAAGGTGCAAGGGCGTTGGCTTGCTATACGGCTTTACAAATAGATATCAGCAAGAAACACGATGATAATAAGGTAAAAGAGCTAGCTGATGATTTTGTGCAGTTTATTACTCCGATATTGAAATCATACTATACCGATGCAGGGTTTGAATCTACCAATATGGGTATGCAGATTTTTGGCGGACACGGATATATAAAAGAATACGGCATGGAGCAGTATGTGCGTGATGCACGTATCGCTCAGATATATGAGGGTGCAAACGGTATTCAGGCTTTAGATTTAGTCGGAAGGAAACTTCCTAAAAAAATGGGCAAGTACTTACGTTCCTTCTTCCACCCTGCCGATAATTTTGTGAATAAACACCGTGATAACCCTGAAATGTCCGAATATACTAAAGATTTATATATGGCACTCAAGAACGGTCAGCAGGCATCTTTATGGATAGCCGCAAACGGAATGGGCAACCCTGATGAGGCGGCGGCAGGTTCAAGTGAATATTTAAGGCTTATGGCTTTGGTGGTATTCGCATATATCTGGGTGCAGCTTATCGAGGTATCTTTGCGAAAATTAAAAGAAGACGGAGTTGATAAGGATTTTTATGAAGCAAAGATATCTACAGGTAAATTTTTCATGAAAAAAATCCTTCCGCAAACATACGGACTTTTAGCTTCCATAGTAAACGGTGCAAAACCTGTTATGGAAATGAAGGAAGAGGCGTTTTTGCAATAA